A genomic stretch from Longimicrobium terrae includes:
- a CDS encoding alkaline phosphatase family protein, which produces MISRLTAAAALATALAFPAAAQTAQAARPSLVVFITVDQLRPDYFARYERQLTGGLARLHRNGAFYANGMQDHAITETAPGHASTLSGRFPASTGIVANAYGVGDAQTPLLSGTMLGASPFRFRGSTLIDWMRIANPASRALSISRKDRGAILPLGRAKQSVFWYDYRGSFTTSTYYGDTLPAWVRAFNARRIVQGMAGRDWAPLLPVREYPEPDTVAAESRSPIERGRHEPAFPHRVPADPDSAAKYFTEFPFMDQLTADAAITGLRAMQLGRGGQPDLLAVSFSTTDAVGHRYGPDSREIHDQVLRLDRTLGAFIDSVYAQVDSSRVIFALTADHGVASFPEVAVPARAAEYHVSLDTIVTAMRAELGSGVNPAAFESDDGILFVRPELLPRGVNPDSLADAFGRRARRVRGVRRVDRIADLWRLAPAALERDEIARRWVHMIPRDQPIPVVVTLEPGRVWGPGTYAQHGAPHAYDVHVPIIFYGPAFRPGRHDDEIRVVDIAPTLAAILGVRPTEALDGRVVTSALR; this is translated from the coding sequence ATGATTTCAAGATTGACCGCGGCCGCGGCACTGGCCACGGCCCTGGCATTCCCCGCCGCCGCGCAGACGGCGCAGGCCGCGCGGCCCTCGCTGGTCGTCTTCATCACCGTGGACCAGCTTCGGCCGGACTACTTTGCCCGGTACGAACGCCAGCTCACCGGCGGCTTGGCGCGGCTGCACCGGAACGGCGCGTTCTACGCCAACGGCATGCAGGACCACGCCATCACCGAAACCGCGCCCGGCCACGCCAGCACGCTCAGCGGGCGCTTTCCCGCCAGCACCGGCATCGTGGCCAACGCGTACGGCGTGGGCGACGCCCAGACGCCGCTGCTGAGCGGGACCATGCTGGGCGCGTCGCCCTTCCGCTTTCGCGGGAGCACGCTGATCGACTGGATGCGCATCGCCAATCCCGCCAGCCGCGCGCTTTCCATCTCCCGCAAGGACCGCGGCGCCATCCTCCCCCTGGGGCGCGCCAAGCAGTCCGTGTTCTGGTACGACTACCGCGGCTCGTTCACCACCAGCACCTACTACGGCGACACGCTTCCCGCCTGGGTGCGGGCGTTCAACGCGCGCCGCATCGTGCAGGGGATGGCGGGACGCGATTGGGCACCGCTGCTCCCCGTGCGCGAGTATCCGGAGCCGGACACCGTCGCCGCCGAAAGCCGCTCCCCCATCGAGCGCGGCCGCCACGAGCCCGCGTTTCCGCACCGCGTGCCGGCGGACCCCGATTCGGCGGCCAAGTACTTCACCGAGTTTCCGTTCATGGACCAGCTGACCGCGGACGCCGCCATCACCGGCCTGCGCGCGATGCAGCTGGGGCGCGGCGGGCAGCCGGACCTGCTGGCCGTCTCCTTTTCCACCACGGACGCGGTGGGCCACCGCTACGGCCCGGACTCGCGCGAAATCCACGACCAGGTGCTGCGGCTGGACCGCACGCTGGGCGCCTTCATCGATTCCGTGTACGCGCAGGTGGATTCGTCACGCGTCATCTTTGCGCTCACGGCGGACCACGGCGTGGCGTCGTTTCCGGAGGTCGCGGTGCCGGCGCGGGCCGCCGAGTACCACGTGAGCCTGGATACGATCGTCACCGCGATGCGCGCGGAACTGGGCTCCGGGGTCAATCCCGCTGCGTTCGAGTCGGATGACGGGATTCTGTTCGTGCGGCCGGAACTGCTGCCGCGCGGGGTGAACCCGGATTCGCTGGCGGACGCGTTCGGGCGGCGCGCGCGGCGGGTGCGCGGGGTGCGGCGCGTGGACCGGATCGCGGACCTGTGGAGGCTCGCCCCGGCCGCGCTGGAGCGGGATGAGATCGCGCGCCGGTGGGTGCACATGATCCCCCGCGACCAGCCGATTCCCGTGGTGGTGACGCTGGAGCCGGGTCGCGTGTGGGGGCCGGGAACGTACGCGCAGCACGGCGCGCCGCACGCGTACGACGTGCACGTGCCCATCATCTTTTACGGCCCCGCCTTTCGCCCCGGCCGCCACGACGACGAGATCCGCGTGGTGGACATCGCGCCGACGCTGGCCGCGATCCTGGGCGTGCGCCCCACGGAGGCGCTGGACGGGCGCGTGGTGACCAGCGCGCTGCGGTAG
- a CDS encoding GlsB/YeaQ/YmgE family stress response membrane protein, producing MDLLTWIIVGLVAGVLAGLVVGGVGLIGDIVVGIVGAFVGGWLFRQLGVTTPFSGLAGTIFTAFIGAVVLLVLLHVIHRSRRGGRRL from the coding sequence GTGGACCTGCTGACCTGGATCATCGTTGGACTCGTGGCGGGCGTGCTCGCCGGGCTGGTGGTGGGCGGCGTCGGCCTGATCGGCGACATCGTGGTGGGGATCGTGGGCGCGTTCGTCGGCGGATGGCTGTTCCGCCAGCTGGGCGTCACCACGCCGTTCAGCGGCTTGGCCGGCACCATCTTCACCGCCTTCATCGGCGCGGTGGTACTGCTGGTCCTGCTGCACGTCATCCACCGCAGCCGGCGCGGCGGGCGCAGGCTGTAG
- a CDS encoding DUF1835 domain-containing protein, with the protein MLHVTNGDHAADAIRAAGAPGPVLPWRDVLHDGPVPAGLPLAELSRIRAEFIASRGWASPEDAERSFRERDDALAAARDEDEVVLWFEHDLYDQLQLVQVLDEAARLPVRLTLINPAQYLGPSAPEQLRALFHLRAPVTPAQTALARAAWEAFRAPDPRGIQSLLETDTSALQHLGSALRRHLQQFPWTTDGLSRTERQALRSLADGPGSFAEAFAANQARESAIFLGDSSFLGVLADLGADPDPLVTWDDGAPVRALAPGVTIASVADHRLTLTDNGRAVLEGRAAWAPRTDRWLGGVHLRAGESGWRWNDDTGQIEAGTGRTGESASAASA; encoded by the coding sequence ATGCTTCACGTCACCAACGGTGACCACGCGGCGGACGCGATCCGGGCGGCGGGTGCGCCCGGACCGGTCCTTCCGTGGCGCGACGTGCTGCACGACGGCCCCGTTCCCGCCGGCCTGCCGCTGGCGGAACTGAGCCGCATCCGCGCGGAGTTCATCGCCTCGCGCGGATGGGCGTCGCCGGAGGATGCGGAGCGCTCGTTCCGCGAGCGGGACGACGCGCTGGCCGCCGCGCGCGATGAGGATGAGGTCGTGCTCTGGTTCGAGCACGACCTGTACGATCAGCTGCAACTGGTCCAGGTGCTGGACGAGGCGGCGCGCCTCCCCGTCCGGCTTACGCTCATCAACCCCGCGCAGTACCTGGGGCCGTCCGCGCCGGAGCAGCTTCGCGCGCTGTTTCACCTGCGCGCGCCCGTCACGCCCGCGCAGACGGCGCTCGCCCGCGCCGCGTGGGAGGCATTCCGCGCCCCCGATCCGCGTGGCATCCAGTCGCTGCTGGAAACGGACACCTCCGCGCTCCAGCACCTCGGGTCCGCGCTGCGCCGGCATCTGCAGCAGTTTCCCTGGACGACGGACGGCCTGTCGCGCACGGAGCGGCAGGCGCTGCGGAGCCTGGCGGATGGCCCGGGCTCGTTCGCCGAGGCGTTCGCGGCGAATCAGGCGCGGGAGAGCGCGATATTTCTGGGCGATTCGTCGTTCCTGGGCGTGCTGGCGGACCTGGGCGCCGACCCAGATCCGCTGGTCACGTGGGATGACGGCGCACCCGTCCGCGCGCTCGCGCCCGGCGTGACGATCGCGAGCGTGGCGGACCATCGGCTCACCCTTACCGACAACGGCCGCGCTGTACTGGAGGGACGGGCCGCGTGGGCGCCGCGGACGGACCGTTGGCTCGGCGGCGTGCACCTGCGCGCCGGCGAGAGCGGATGGCGGTGGAACGACGACACCGGCCAGATCGAAGCCGGCACAGGGCGGACGGGCGAATCCGCATCCGCCGCAAGCGCGTAG
- a CDS encoding DUF445 domain-containing protein: protein MSLPPLPDEELKRQQLDHMKRLATGLLAVATLIFIVARIYESRYPWLGYIRATAEAAMVGAVADWFAVTALFRHPMGIPIPHTAIIPTRKERIGRSLGGFVQNNFLAAPVITAKLRSANIAGKLAQWLADPAHGDTVGRHASAAVTGVVQVLRDEEVQEIITESLNSRVRKTQVAPLMGNVLSLVTAENRHQELLDSAIRLFDRLFEENRDALRDRIAKETPWWMPSAVDDQIYRKIANGIENTLVQVAADPDHPLRHRFNDAVNEFVERLKSSPQMIARGEELKEEILQHPAVRGYSASLWADMKASVLRHGANPESEFRRRVGNAATRLGSSLAEDQELLDKVNGWAEQALLYVVEQYRGEVADLIETTVAAWDPEDTTRKIELQIGRDLQYIRINGTLVGGLVGLFIYTVSQFFGG, encoded by the coding sequence TTGAGCCTGCCCCCGCTTCCTGACGAAGAACTCAAGCGGCAGCAGCTGGATCACATGAAGCGCCTCGCCACCGGCCTGCTGGCCGTGGCGACGCTCATCTTCATCGTGGCGCGGATCTACGAGTCGCGGTATCCGTGGCTGGGGTACATCCGCGCCACCGCCGAAGCCGCCATGGTGGGCGCGGTGGCGGACTGGTTCGCCGTCACGGCGCTGTTCCGCCATCCGATGGGAATCCCCATCCCGCACACGGCCATCATCCCCACCCGCAAGGAGCGCATCGGCCGCAGCCTGGGGGGGTTCGTGCAGAACAACTTCCTCGCGGCGCCGGTCATTACCGCCAAGCTGCGCAGCGCCAACATCGCGGGAAAGCTGGCGCAGTGGCTGGCCGATCCCGCGCACGGCGACACGGTGGGGCGCCACGCCTCCGCGGCGGTGACGGGCGTGGTGCAGGTGCTGCGGGATGAGGAGGTGCAGGAGATCATCACCGAAAGCCTGAACAGCCGCGTGCGCAAGACGCAGGTGGCGCCGCTGATGGGCAACGTGCTGAGCCTGGTGACGGCGGAAAACCGGCACCAGGAGCTGCTGGATTCCGCCATCCGCCTGTTTGACCGGCTGTTCGAGGAAAACCGCGACGCGCTGCGCGACCGCATCGCCAAGGAAACGCCCTGGTGGATGCCGTCCGCGGTGGACGACCAGATCTACCGCAAGATCGCCAACGGGATCGAAAACACGCTGGTGCAGGTGGCGGCCGATCCGGACCATCCGCTGCGCCACCGCTTCAACGACGCCGTAAACGAGTTCGTGGAGCGGCTCAAGAGCTCGCCGCAGATGATTGCGCGCGGCGAGGAGCTCAAGGAGGAGATCCTGCAGCATCCGGCGGTGCGCGGGTACAGCGCCTCGCTGTGGGCAGACATGAAGGCTTCCGTTCTGCGCCACGGCGCGAACCCGGAATCCGAGTTCCGCCGCCGCGTGGGCAACGCCGCCACGCGCCTGGGCTCGTCGCTGGCGGAGGACCAGGAACTGCTGGACAAGGTGAACGGATGGGCGGAGCAGGCGCTGCTGTACGTGGTGGAGCAGTACCGCGGCGAGGTGGCGGACCTGATCGAGACGACGGTGGCCGCGTGGGACCCGGAGGATACGACGCGCAAGATCGAGCTTCAGATCGGCCGCGACCTGCAGTACATCCGCATCAACGGAACGCTGGTGGGCGGATTGGTGGGCCTGTTCATCTATACCGTCAGCCAGTTCTTCGGGGGATGA
- a CDS encoding NAD(P)H-quinone oxidoreductase: protein MKALVITKPGGPEVLELLDRPVPQPGPGEIRVRVHASALNRADLLQRRGSYPAPPGAPADIPGLEYAGEVDAVGEGAGLWAVGNRVMGIVGGGGHAEYVVVHEREGIRIPQNLSWEEAAAIPEAFLTSYDALFRQLDLTVGERLLVLAVGSGVGTAAVQLAGAAGATVIGTSRSASKLKRAKELGMEIGIDTTREDLAETVNQSTYGSGVHAVMDLVGGPLLEASLRVVALRGRVCVVGTTGGSKVEVDLGLLLRRRIHLFGTVLRSRPLEEKIALAREFSGAVLPLISSGRIRPVVDSTFPFSQVRKAHERMEGNDSFGKIVLTW from the coding sequence ATGAAGGCGCTGGTCATCACCAAACCGGGCGGGCCGGAGGTGCTGGAACTGCTGGACCGCCCCGTTCCGCAGCCCGGCCCCGGCGAAATCCGCGTGCGCGTGCACGCCTCGGCGCTCAACCGCGCGGACCTGCTGCAGCGGCGGGGCTCCTACCCCGCCCCGCCGGGCGCGCCGGCGGACATTCCGGGGCTTGAGTACGCGGGCGAGGTGGACGCGGTGGGCGAGGGCGCCGGTTTGTGGGCTGTCGGGAACCGTGTGATGGGGATCGTGGGCGGCGGCGGGCACGCGGAGTACGTGGTGGTGCACGAGCGCGAGGGCATCCGCATTCCGCAGAACCTGTCGTGGGAAGAGGCCGCGGCGATCCCGGAGGCGTTCCTGACCTCGTACGACGCGCTCTTCCGGCAGCTGGACCTGACCGTGGGCGAGCGGCTGCTGGTGCTGGCCGTGGGCAGCGGCGTGGGGACGGCGGCGGTGCAGCTGGCCGGGGCCGCGGGCGCGACGGTGATCGGCACGTCGCGGTCGGCTTCCAAGCTGAAGCGCGCCAAGGAGCTGGGGATGGAGATCGGCATCGACACCACGCGCGAGGACCTGGCGGAGACGGTGAATCAGTCCACGTACGGCAGCGGCGTGCACGCGGTAATGGACCTGGTGGGCGGGCCGCTGCTGGAGGCTAGCCTGCGCGTGGTGGCGCTGCGCGGCCGCGTGTGCGTGGTGGGGACGACGGGGGGAAGCAAGGTGGAAGTGGATCTGGGGCTGCTGCTGCGGCGCCGCATTCACCTGTTCGGCACGGTGCTGCGCAGCCGGCCGCTGGAGGAGAAGATCGCGCTGGCGCGCGAGTTTTCCGGCGCGGTGCTGCCGCTGATCAGCTCCGGACGCATCCGTCCGGTGGTGGACAGCACCTTTCCGTTCTCGCAGGTGCGCAAGGCGCACGAGCGAATGGAAGGGAACGACAGTTTCGGGAAGATCGTGCTGACGTGGTAA